The DNA window CATTGTATGTGATCTATTAATTTGATAGTCTGATCTAAGTAGGAGACTGATATGCATGTCTGACTGCTCTGCATAAGTAAGTATAATATttgtatacgagcatgttaatCATGTGATTCTGTATCTGTTATATGTTATCTGCATGTTGTATCTGtatttggggtgggatttgtatatgtggaggaagtaatTTGCACGACGACCTTTCGCCTAAtttctggcagcttgactgcatattattcTGTTATGTGTCACATCGACACTatgtgtgtagggatgggtgaatgtttttaaccccacatggtgtgatgggatggtcggagatggtatgtagaggatggggtaggattctgtatatttGTTCTGCTTATCTAATTCTAATATCTGTATCTATTAAGGACTTAGGTCCAAATCTGTATCTGTCTGCATATGAGATTCTGTGTATGTTGCATGACTATTTCTGttaggttacacactgagtttacgaaaactcacatatgTTGTCTGTTTTGTTCAGATAATCCTCATACATAGGCGGGCATGTTATTTTTCTTATCCTTATTTACGGGTTCAAATAATTGTCACGTCTTTTTTTGTAAACAtgtccttttttttaatatttcgcAATACTTCTATAGGACACTTGCCAACCCCATGATCCTATTTATTGAGTCTAAAAACTTCACTAGTAGTGTACCGAATATTTTCCTAAATGAAAATGCTGCAAACgaacaaatatattaaatttatacaaaaatgaGTTATTAGAGTGTAAAAGAATtcacaaaaatttataataataaatctaTAGTACGTTAAATACgtgaaaaataaattcaatgaaAATACTGTTAGAACTAAGGTTGTCTTGCAATGTTTGTTCAGTGACTTAATTAGTCATGAACTCGATCAATCAAGATAAAAGACAACTCGGACATACTTATATGTTGGTCTTTTCTACATGAGCTTTATTTGATGTTCCTTTTTAAGGAAATGGGACTCATGAAAATCCACATCTGTTGTTCTCAAAACAGAAAGTATCAAGAGGTGTATTTGTGAAGAGATTGGATTTTTTAGGGGAGTTAGAAATTGGATTGGTTTAAGGTGGGATTTTTTTCTCATTCCCAAAGACGTGATGGGTGGCTATTTTCAAAGAGATCTTTTCTGATTAACTTGGGACTTCATTAATTAAATATGTGAAGTAGTAGAAGTCAGGTTTATCTCAATTATTGGTGCTTATCCTTGTTGCCTAGGAAGCTTATAAATAGGCAGTATACTGCACAATCAAAGTGCTCATTTTTGTTGGGTAGAAAGTTGTGAATTGTTACTTTGTCTAAGTATTCTCTTTGCCTGGTTTCGCACTCAATTTTAGGTATTATTTGTGAGTGAATTGAACTTGTGTAAGCGAGGTTTGAGTGAGTGGTTGTAACTAATTGAGACTAGCTATTGGGGCTGCAAATGCTAATAATGTGACTTAATTGATGAATACTCATCACCTATAAAATACACATTGTGACATTTATGTGTGTTAAGGTTTACGTGGATTAGTAAATATAACTACGgaatataattatgttgtttaataaaagtaaatattaatttttaaaagattatttagttttttattttaattttattcatataatattttatattattttagataattgtagatgaaagataaAAGGGTAATTATTATCTCCACTACCAGTCGAGTAAAAAGACTCTACGAGCATTTCAAAACTGATGTCAAgtgtctttttttattatttaattattattttattacacctTAAAAATAAATGGCTTCAACCTAAACTTACTTGTGGAGTTTTTTTACTCCACGGTATACAATAATaatccaaatataaatatattaatttgaatattttatttttattaaaaaaggataatattcaattttttaacaaaataaaatcaactttATATTTTAGTATAAGCTGTTACCTATCTACTtattttattcaacatttttttattgaaaattttaaattaaataaaataaataaataattatcatatacatttaaaatattaaatattgaaaaCTTCCATTTCATTGATTTATTAAACACacccttaattttttatttgggcaattaagaaaaaaaaagtctaaAATTAGAGGTAAAAAATCAAATGTTGTAAAGATTGAAGATGAACCCAATTGTTCTTTGGAAAGTAGGTACAAGTTGATGATATACATGGATGATCATGAGGCTGGAGCTTTCTTCGGAGGAAAGAAAGGGTAAAGGGAGCCCACATAGAGGCCCCCATAAATGATGGTTTGAAGATGACAACCGCAAAGGGTATCTATCATACACATCTGTACTCTATATATGCTTTTAGAAATGGATAAAGAGATAGGGTTGGGAAGGAAAAGGTGGAACTTAGCATAGATCCTACTGATTTAGCCAACCAAGTCTACCATTTGTATTTGTTCTTTGGATTCTGCTATGGCCCAAAATCTGTCTATTTACATGTGACTGCTGACTCTCACCATAACACATGTTTTTGTTGGTATTTGTCTTGAGTTTGCTCAAGGCAAACAGAAATGGGTTTTACCCAAAACCAAAACGTGCAATTGGGCATGGGCTGCATCTGCATTTCCCACTGTTTGCTGCTCAGCTGTTCCTGttggttttataatttatgtgtCTCACGATTTTGCTTCATTGAATATGATATTGAGGTGTTACAATCAGTTAAGGTTTGTGATACACTGATATTCTAATTCAGCATCATGTAATTAATTAACATGAGTTTATTGAAGTTTTTAATTGGGATCCAAATCCAATATAAAAGTAGAATTTCTTTTATGGAACAAAAACACAAAGCCCATACTGCAGGAGAATTGTTTTACTTCAACAAACAAAATTTAGAAACAAAAATAGAAAGCCAATGATAACTAAACTGCCACTGTTATCCTTGTTTGGGAAacccattcttttttttttctttcttttttttaattataggcAATTCTTCATGTCGGATTGGTCCCATGCCACCATGAACtacttttttgttattattatagtattattttatgttatcaTGGTGGTCCCCTGAGAGATTGGTATTGGTAAAGTGCTGCTTGTCTTTCAAGACGGTTGtcgagtttttttttaatcttttttattataatttatttcttttgggTTTTGTTGGGTTTCTTCTATAATTTGATTGGAGATGGATTCTGGGTTTGCTGGCCGAGCTTGGGATTCATGTTTCCAAGTTCTACTTCGAACTGCCTCTGCAACTCATCATCACAGTCACAGATAACAGCTGCCCTTTTCCATTTCCTCTATTCTTTATCAACCCAAGGTTAGTCCCCTTTAGCTAAAATCAAATGCTACTTTTTTTTTAGCTTTCAGCTCAATAACTATGGggattatttttttgtaatagcTAGTTTGTTCTTTTTGCTGTTTTCTCTACCATGTCCTATGAGTTTGGAAAGGATGGGTTTGTTTTAACTGAGCCAATTTGGGTTGTTGGGTGGGGAAGGTGATCATGATTAAGGTTCATGAATCTTGTATGATTGAGTTTTGAGCTATGGATCATGGAACTGCAAGTTTGGAACTTGAGTAATTGGTCTTCCCATAAGCTGTACTTAATTGATGGAAAAGTCATACTTTCTATGATTAGAAAGCCAAATCCTTCATTGCGTGCTTTTGTGTCTCTCTGAAATTTAATCCTCCTACCTTTTCCTCACAAAAATGGAAAAAGGAATCATTGACCCTCCAAATTTCTTCTCCAATGCTATGGGAAAATCAGGAATATTTAGGTTTAGACTTCAATATTCTTGGCTTTTATGGCTCAGTTTGGTTGATGCTGCTTTTGCAAAATACAAAAagtaaaaatgaatagaaaataaAGAGGAACAAGCAAAAGCATCAACCAAATACACAGTGAGTTTTCTTATCTCAAACTGGTTATAGAAGAAGTTAGAATTTTGCTCTGCTACAATTTCTATATgataaaattgttattgtaaTGTTCATGATCGCAATCACTAATAGTTGCAACTTTGTCAATACTTGTTTCGATTTCCAATGTATAGAATTCTTTCCTGGTGGTTGTTATTCATAGAGATGTCCgtttttgctttttattatcaGGAGAACATGTCTTCATCAAGGCAAAGCCACTCGTCTAACAACTCTGGTAGATCAAGGCACAGTGCACGAGTTATTGCTCAAACCACTTTAGATGCCAAACTCCATGCAGAATTTGAGGAGTCCAGTAGCTCCTTTGACTATTCAAGTTCAGTGCGTGTAAGTGGAGATCAGCAACCTAGGTCAAACAAGGTTACCACAGCATATCTCCATAACATACAGAAAGGCAAGTTTATCCAACCCTTTGGGTGCTTGCTGGCCTTAGATGAGAAAACTTACAAGGTCGTAGCATACAGTGAGAATGCCCCGGATATGTTGACCATGGTTAGTCATGCAGTCCCGAGTGTTGGGGACTACCCAGTTCTTGGCATTGGAACTGACATAAAAACTATTTTTACTGCCCCCAGTTCCTCTGCATTGCTAAAGGCCCTAGGAATTGGGGAGGTTTCTCTTTTGAATCCAATCTTGGTGCATTGCAAGACTTCTGGGAAGCCCTTTTATGCGATAATCCATCGGGTAACAGGGAGCTTGATCATTGATTTTGAACCTGTGAAGCCCTATGAAGTTCCCATGACTGCTGCTGGAGCCTTGCAGTCGTACAAGCTGGCAGCAAAGGCAATTACTCGCTTGCAGTCTCTACCAAGTGGGAGCATGGAAAGGCTCTGTGATACAATGGTGCAGGAGGTTTTTGAGCTCACTGGTTATGACAGGGTGATGGCCTATAAGTTCCATGATGATGACCATGGGGAAGTGGTTTCTGAGATAACAAAGCCAGGCCTAGAGCCTTATTTAGGTTTGCACTATCCAGCAACTGATATCCCTCAAGCTGCTCGATTTTTGTTTATGAAGAATAAAGTCCGTATGATTGTTGATTGTCGAGCAAAACATGTAAAAGTATATCAAGATGATAAGCTTCCTTTTGACCTAACATTTTGTGGTTCAACCCTAAGGGCTCCACACAGCTGCCATTTACAGTATATGGAGAACATGAATTCCATCGCTTCTCTGGTTATGGCTGTTATTGTCAATGATGGAGATGAGGAAGATGATAATACTGATTCTTCTCAGCCACAACAAAAGAGAAAGAGATTGTGGGGTTTGGTAGTATGCCATAACACCACTCCCAGGTTTGTTCCATTCCCACTCCGGTATGCTTGTGAGTTTCTTGCTCAAGTATTTGCCATCCATGTCAATAAGGAGTTAGAGTTGGAAAGCCAAATGATTGAGAAGAACATCCTTCGTACCCAGACCCTTTTATGTGATATGCTTATGCGTGATGCGCCCGTCGGTATTGTATCACAGAGCCCAAATATAATGGATTTGGTGAAATGTGATGGGGCTGCCTTATTATACAAGGACAAAATATGGAAACTAGGAGTAACTCCAAGCGATTTCCAACTACATGAGATAGCGGCGTGGCTTTCTGAGTATCATATGGATTCCACCGGTCTGAGTACTGATAGCTTGCATGATGCTGGGTTCCCGGGGGCTTTGGGACTTGGTGATGTAGTTTGTGGGATGGCAGCTGTAAGGATAACCCCCAAGGACATGCTTTTCTGGTTCCGGTCACATACTGCTGCTGAAATTAGATGGGGTGGTGCAAAGCAGGAACTTGGCGAGAAAGATGATGATAGGAAAATGCACCCAAGGTCATCATTCAAGGCTTTCCTTGAAGTTGTCAAGACAAGGAGTTTGCCATGGAAGGACTATGAAATGGATGCAATCCATTCTTTGCAGCTTATTCTACGGAATGCTTTCAAAGATGTTGTGACCGCAGATACAAACACCAATGTCATATACTCGAAGCTCACTGACCTCAAAATAGAGGGGATGCAAGAGCTGGAGGCAGTGACAAGTGAGATGGTTCGTTTGATTGAAACAGCTACTGTGCCAATTTTGGCGGTGGATGTTGATGGCCTGGTTAATGGGTGGAATATGAAAATTGCTGAGTTGACTGGTCTTCCAGTCGATAAGGCAATTGGAAGGCATTTACTGACACTTCTTGAAGATTCTTCAGTTGAAACAGTCAAGAAAATGTTGTCCTTGGCATTGCAGGGTATGTGATTTTCCCTTTCTTGGTATCTTTTCTtcctgtttcttttttctttccccttttcctTTTACCGTTTAGTTTTCTTTTAAGTCACCAACAATTTTGTCACATAAATTCTTCCTGATCAGGCAAGGAAGAAAAGAACATCCACTTTGAGATCAAAACTCATGGGTTGAGGTCTGAGGTTGGCCCCGTCAGTTTAGTTGTCAATGCTTGTGCGAACCGGGATCTCCATGAAAATGTTGTGGGGGTTTGTTTTGTGGCTCAAGATATAACTGGTCAGAAAATTGTCATGGACAAATTTACCCGGATCGAAGGTGATTACAAAGCAATTGTCCAAAATCCAAACCCGCTGATTCCACCAATATTTGGAACCGATGAATTTGGCTGGTGCTCTGAGTGGAATCCAGCAATGACAAAGATAACTGGGTGGAACCGAGATGAAGTGGTAGATAAAATGTTGTTGGGGGAGGTTTTTGGGACCCACAACGCATGCTGTCGTCTCAAGAATCTAGAATCTTATGTCAATCTTGGTGTTGTACTTAATAATGCTGTGGCTGGTAATGAGCCTGAAAAGGTTCCTTTTGGTTTCTTTGGTCGTAGTGGAAAGTATGTGGAATGCTTGTTATGTGTGAATAAGAAATTGGACAGAGAGGGTGCTGTCACTGGTGTCTTTTGTTTCTTGCAGCTTGCAAGCCATGAGCTGCAACAAGCACTTCATGTCCAGCGATTAACGGAGCAAACTGCCATGAAGAGATTGAAAGCATTAGCTTATTTGAAAAGGCAGATCCATAATCCTCTCTCTGGTATTATTTTTTCTACTCAAATGATGGAAGGCACAGAGTTGGGACCTGAACAAAAACGCCTTCTGCAGACTAGTACCCTGTGCCAACACCAGCTCAGGAAGATACTTGATGATTCAGACCTGCACACCATCATTGATGGGTATGAAAACGTCCTGCAAAAAGATGAACTtacttttcattttgttttttgaTCAGCGATAAACTGTTGCAGCATACACTTTCGAAACATAGATGCCATGCCAGACATAAGATCCTGCAAAAAAAAGATTCATAAGAAACTATTAACATAAACCATGATTTTATTGGCCTGGATTTTGTTACTTCTGGATTTTCTACGGCTTCGTCTTCTTTGAGGGTTCTATGCCCATGCTTATAGTTATCTCATACTTACCGGGTGTCCAATCAGTAGGAGTTTCATAACCTGAACTTCATTCACCAGCCAGACAGACAGCTTTTCTTATATCCTAGATTTGGTCCTTGTTAATCAGAATTTGACTATATCCTTTCCCTTGTGCCCCCGAAGAACTAATGATTCCTTCTAGCATAATGACATCACTTTCCTTTAACCCCTGAGCTATGGTTTCCCTTACCTTGCACCCAGCCAGAATTGGAATTTAACTATGACGGAATATGGCTGCATACCTCAGTACCTCCCAGCACTTTTGGTTtgtgatatattttatttcagtgcttaacttcttttctctttttcgttTCTCTAAATTCTTAACAGCTATGTGGATCTTGAAATGATTGAATTCACCCTGCATGAGGTATTGACTGCTTCTATTAGTCAAGTGATGGTGATGAGTAATGGAAAACGTATCCAAATAGTCAATGATACAGCAGAAGATGTCCTGAGCGAGACCTTATATGGAGATAGTGTTAGACTTCAACAGGTCTTAGCTGATTTCTTATTGATATCAGTTAATTTTACACCAAATGGAGGCCAACTAGTTGTTGTAGCTAACTTGACCAAAGATCAATTAGGACAGTCTGTTCACCTTGCACATTTGGAGCTCAGGTACTGCTTTGTTTCTTTCATTTGCATTCATGGTTTCATACTAATAGTTGACTTATGTCCTAAATATACCTCAAAGACGAGAATGTTCCCTGCACACCAATTTAAGCATCttgtttccttttttatttagattGATTCATCGGTAGTATGTATATATGGAACTGGTATAGTATGCACTCTGTAGTTTTATGCACAAATGAGCTCTACCTGTATATGAATTCACTGAAAGTAAAAggcattttgtatgtatattttgGTTCAGGATAACACATGCAGGTGGCGGAGTACCTGAAGCAATGCTGAACCAAATGTTTGGAAATGAGGAAGACGCATCAGAGGAGGGTATCAGTTTGCTCATCAGCCGGAAGTTGGTAAAACTCATGAATGGAGATATCCAGTACTTGAGGGAAGCAGGCAGGTCAACTTTCATTGTGACAGTTGAACTTGCTGCAGCAAATGGTCCAGATTCCAGAACCTAACTGACTTTGTTGGATATGATTTGACAATGGTGCTGTACAGTTAAGGAGAAGTTTGGGTGTTTGACAATGTAATTTGCAAAAGCCTGTGGGTTTTATTTGTTGAATGAGTTGCACTTTCATAAGATGTCTGTTCTTCCAAGGCTGCAGTAAAAGGTGCTCATTAAGTTTTGTGAACTTATTGTTGAGTGTTGCCAGGCCGACTGGTACTTGGGAAATTGTAACATGTAATTGTTTCAGTGATAATATCTGGTATGCTATTCCCCTTTCTGAAGTAAAATACCAAGAACCTTGAACAGCTTCTTCACGGCACagcattttcatttcaatttataattgAACATAACAAATTCATTCAGATAATAACAGTCCTTTCAGGAAAGAAAACTTATAGTCACAGGATTTCTCACTAACTACAAAACCTctgccttttctttttttcttgttgGTGCATTTAGGCAGTAAACCGAGGGCGTAAATGAATCAAGATTGATGAATTTTTGCTtatgttcatttaaaatttcaaaatttcaaaattgtatTTATTAGATTTATCACATTGCAGATACTATAAATTGAATCAATATCACCTGCCTGTCTTAATGTACCCTTTGGTGCCTCTTTAATTAAATAACATCACTTGTTTTTCtcatagtaataaaaaaatttatttctaactcatttttagatattatattaattttaaaattgaaaaattaaaataaaaattctgataataacttaaaaataaaatgttagtgtaatatttttaatttattcaacataaaaatagaaatattaaactaaacaactaattttttaatcgattaaattttgtatttatttttgtatatacaaattacataataaatataaCAAGTATTGTATCATATAATCTCAATGAGTCATAGTGGGGGTGCGGCCTTAGTGAATTaggtaggatttttttttttttacagaaacaaacaatgaattaatcttcATAAATTCGATTTCATCATAAATGCGAAATATTTATCTTAGaaaaatgacaaataaaaaagaaaagtgcGGGAGAGATAAAAAGATGCAGGGTCGTTTGTCTGTTTGGCTAGTCAAACACGGGCTAGTTCATAGATCTTTGAGCTTCGATTACCAAGGAATAGAGACTTTACAAATAAAGCCAGCTGGCTCGAAGTATTATCATGTCATCACATAAAAACCATTGATGGAGGCCATGGGTTTTGTTTAAGGACTTTctcattcaatattttaaaaactatgcaagatttTTATTCCGATTTCAACCATGAATGATTAAATATGCAATAACAAATAACTTTTTTTCCTAAACTATACAGCatgcttattatatatgcatgaacacgctcatcaattctattttataatCTCATATATCATGCTATAAAATTGCAAAAATTAAATTGGTTCTAACCAGCCAAAGGTTTTCATGGTTCCatgggaaaataataaaaattacaataatttttttcaaaacattcTTTGGATCTTCTAGGTAAAAGTCAAGTATAATATGAGTTCCATCAAAATAtcccaaaacccaaaattaacTTGTTCGCCAATGTTaatttcaaaactcgaaaattgGAACAATTAACCGAAAGTCGTTCCCATTTTCAACCAGGCCTCCACCGTCGGACCATTGTCACCAGCCACCACCATCTACCACCGTCGTTGCTGCCCACTGTCGATTTTCTCAACCGCACCACAGTCCACCATTGACCACTATCAATCAACTCACCATCGTTTGGCCACCGAAATCTATTCCTGTCAGGTTTGCACTGTCTTGGTTGGTTTTGATTGCATCATTGGTCGCCTCACTTCTTTGGGTTCTGTCAAAACTTTTTATGGTACAAAGATTACTTAATCCGTTTCCCGCTCacatgaatttttataattttataaaaataaaaatttaaaatttctacttGGAGATGATAGTTCATAATCTAATTACAAACCTAATAAATTAGAAAACATAAATTACACATGATCTAATTTTTAGGAACCACGAACACTTGACAAAATTACTTcataacaattataaaataattcataCATTCACCCACATACATAATAATCCAAAACATGCatacaattttaaaatgtcactTCTTATCTTATTTAATCAAACAATGAGAGCAAGAGAGAAATTCGGTATCAATTTATcctataaacatagcacaacttGAGTTTGATACTAatggttgaaaaattttatttacaaaacaaTACTTTTAGACACAAcggatgtttaaattttttttttaaatcgagccttttgatatttttagtaattaatttttaactgAAATTATATTTATGCTTTGTTCAAAGGCGGTCTAGGTCGTTTCTCAGCTTTCAACTGGTCAATCTTTTCTACTATCCTCGAACCCCAAATTGCTTTGAGAGAGGGTTCAAATAAATCAAACCAAGAGCACagaatgaaaatttttctataaattttataggaaaagttaatttagtttataaattgGAAACTATAAGTATTTTCccgaaaaatagaatttattctttaaaataaattgtcATTATTTTTCGACAAAATATTAGTGTTCCCAAAGTTCCATAAATAGGTTAACTCGTAGTTATTATGTATAGAAAAATAGTACAAGAGTTCTGTTCGAATAaagtctaattaaaaataatattttaatagaaaatacaaaTTCTACTCTAAGTAGAATCCAAGGGGGGCAATGACATCCCTAGGGTATCTAGGGTTTGCCGCCCTTCACAATTAAAACTAGGCCTATTTGGGTCTTTGCCGCCCTTCACAATTAAAACTAGGCCTATTTGGGTCTTTGTGTTTTGGGTATAATCATATGTATTAGACTTTTATTCAAAGCTTATAAATATAGTTTATCAAACccaataattattttctatttctcaaaatactaattaattaatttaactaatttaatttctcaattaatttattttcttaactcaattctaatttcgttaaaatcataacaactttaccatgttagaataaaataatccatgatgaaattaatttaattgtctTATCCAACAATTTtatgatgactaattaatttaattctcactTCGAACTTCaactatttaattacaattagttaaataataatttgaaaaaattaaataaaattttaagtcataTTTTGTACTTAGCAATAAAACATATTACAGATAGTGACACATGCGATCCTTTTCTCTTacttatcattttcattcattccaCATATTATCGATTCTATATGAAATTCATTTTGGGTTATCTCGAGCTAGTAGATGAACCAATTGGACGTATATAATCAAGGCTTCGACTCTTTTCCTATTAATTACAACTTATTTAAACAtggagtcattccactatagtatcatgactacACTCTCCCTTATTATATATCAATTACGAAAGTTACTTTATTAAGTGCTTGtctaatgaccttatcataagtgtgttaccctaataagatatcattaatctctttgagataaaATTCGTTCTCTCAATACGATCCTATTTAGCTCATAGTTTCCATTACATCTTCCAAAATGACAATTACTAACGCATGGTAATTAAATCTTTTTTCTTATGACAAATGACATGTGGTCACATTCctttttcatcaatcatgtaacGCCAATGataatatatcatttacattCTTACTAGAAACTTACAATTTTATAAATAAGAAATTCAGGATGTGacaactagtttttttttatcaaataagtattatttatGATCTACTAATTTAACCATGACTTTACTATCTTTCTCTATAAATAGATAAAACTGATAAGgctaaaaacataataataaattatacacaATTTTGAGATATTCTTTATTCTGTCCGAAAATAgtaagaatttattttctaagtataaattacaTTTTCTAGGTATAACAATTCTATTGGTTTTTATAGAGAAAGTtatttactttcctactgaaagtaataaaattatttCTGGATTTGTGTTTGATTCGTGATTTTTTGAGCCCATATTCGAAACaattcgtggtatgagaatagctAAGAAGGTTGTTCAGTTGAAAGTTAGGAACGTCAAAGATCTGTCTCGCACAACGCACAAGTacttttcaggaaaaattattgctataaatataaaaaaatcggctcgattttcaaaattttaattttccgctataacaaaaaattgtttttaaattggACTTTTTCCAACAGTATTCGACTTGAAGTTGATCTATCTGACCCTTCCTTTTGTTGGATTTTCCAGTTAAATACATTAGGATAAACTACAGaattagtcacccaactattagtgtgtttctattttggtcaacAACCATGcaaatttttaatttggccactaaatttttagataatttctattttggtcacttatgTTTTAGATCATTTCTATTTGGGTCACTCTCCATTAAATGGTTGACAAAAGTGATGATGTGACATTTTTCTAACTGATTTTTTAACACATTTAGTCAGGGGCGAAACCAGGGAGCTGGCAGAGgccccggcccccctaaaataaaaattttttcatttaggccatttgaaatttttaaaattttaaattagtaaaggtaaaattacactttggcccccctaaaaagataaaaatttgatttaatcctttaaaaattataaagatagagggtattaaaatggtgaaattgtattttttactatagtaaaatttacaatttaatttcggcccccctaaaaaaatttggttttgtCCCTGCATTTAGTCATCAATACtcacacattctatcaatttgattctaattctaaataattcgataaatttaaccctccagatttacaaattttatcaatttgaacctcaatcacataattaaatataaattatatattataaaaagagaaaaaattttgttatataaataatattatacatgtttatatttaattatataaggCTCAATTATGCATTTAACCTCATGAACTTGACACCTCCCAACTTGGTACTTACAATTTTTTTATCCTAAGTTGGTACATGAATTTTTATTCCGTCAAGGGTTTtggtactttttttttataatggtGTTAAATATAGGACTTATGACACTCTTAGGTTATGACACGTGACACTAATGAAGCcataatctattttttaaatgaaaatatttaaaaattatatgcatctt is part of the Gossypium hirsutum isolate 1008001.06 chromosome D11, Gossypium_hirsutum_v2.1, whole genome shotgun sequence genome and encodes:
- the LOC107939622 gene encoding phytochrome A; translated protein: MSSSRQSHSSNNSGRSRHSARVIAQTTLDAKLHAEFEESSSSFDYSSSVRVSGDQQPRSNKVTTAYLHNIQKGKFIQPFGCLLALDEKTYKVVAYSENAPDMLTMVSHAVPSVGDYPVLGIGTDIKTIFTAPSSSALLKALGIGEVSLLNPILVHCKTSGKPFYAIIHRVTGSLIIDFEPVKPYEVPMTAAGALQSYKLAAKAITRLQSLPSGSMERLCDTMVQEVFELTGYDRVMAYKFHDDDHGEVVSEITKPGLEPYLGLHYPATDIPQAARFLFMKNKVRMIVDCRAKHVKVYQDDKLPFDLTFCGSTLRAPHSCHLQYMENMNSIASLVMAVIVNDGDEEDDNTDSSQPQQKRKRLWGLVVCHNTTPRFVPFPLRYACEFLAQVFAIHVNKELELESQMIEKNILRTQTLLCDMLMRDAPVGIVSQSPNIMDLVKCDGAALLYKDKIWKLGVTPSDFQLHEIAAWLSEYHMDSTGLSTDSLHDAGFPGALGLGDVVCGMAAVRITPKDMLFWFRSHTAAEIRWGGAKQELGEKDDDRKMHPRSSFKAFLEVVKTRSLPWKDYEMDAIHSLQLILRNAFKDVVTADTNTNVIYSKLTDLKIEGMQELEAVTSEMVRLIETATVPILAVDVDGLVNGWNMKIAELTGLPVDKAIGRHLLTLLEDSSVETVKKMLSLALQGKEEKNIHFEIKTHGLRSEVGPVSLVVNACANRDLHENVVGVCFVAQDITGQKIVMDKFTRIEGDYKAIVQNPNPLIPPIFGTDEFGWCSEWNPAMTKITGWNRDEVVDKMLLGEVFGTHNACCRLKNLESYVNLGVVLNNAVAGNEPEKVPFGFFGRSGKYVECLLCVNKKLDREGAVTGVFCFLQLASHELQQALHVQRLTEQTAMKRLKALAYLKRQIHNPLSGIIFSTQMMEGTELGPEQKRLLQTSTLCQHQLRKILDDSDLHTIIDGYVDLEMIEFTLHEVLTASISQVMVMSNGKRIQIVNDTAEDVLSETLYGDSVRLQQVLADFLLISVNFTPNGGQLVVVANLTKDQLGQSVHLAHLELRITHAGGGVPEAMLNQMFGNEEDASEEGISLLISRKLVKLMNGDIQYLREAGRSTFIVTVELAAANGPDSRT